A single region of the Thermoanaerobaculum aquaticum genome encodes:
- a CDS encoding DUF503 domain-containing protein, producing MPGELSPLFVAVAEVELHFPGARSLKDKRQDLRSLSDRLRHRLPVLVVEADFQDLHQRAGLAISALATGEAQARGTVNRALEVVHQLFPGVVLAERVSVVQLR from the coding sequence GTGCCGGGTGAGCTGTCGCCTCTTTTTGTGGCGGTAGCGGAAGTGGAGCTCCACTTCCCGGGGGCTCGCTCGCTCAAGGACAAGCGGCAGGACCTGCGGTCGCTCTCAGACCGCCTCCGCCATCGCTTGCCGGTTTTGGTGGTGGAAGCCGACTTTCAGGACCTGCACCAGCGGGCCGGTTTGGCCATTTCCGCCTTGGCCACCGGTGAAGCGCAAGCCCGGGGTACCGTCAACCGCGCCCTGGAGGTGGTGCACCAGCTCTTCCCGGGGGTGGTGTTGGCGGAACGGGTAAGCGTGGTTCAGCTGCGTTAG
- the infB gene encoding translation initiation factor IF-2, with translation MVQVFRVGDVARQMGVEVPELIFKLRAIGVEVSSAEDSLDLETVRAIIRGETLSRRPKEVIIRQETTTPAPAEPAPKAVLRKPKKGVRRHVLEEDLPDEVPSLDGLGVPASQPRPVPPPPPPPETAPTAAAEEATEAAKAEAGAAAPAAPQEAVAKETPEELAPRPAPEEAPVREAAAEVSAAKPAEEARAAAPAPKQAPAPAAEAKPAKRTAKTPLEGKLRELSEEEIKQRLLAQKQAQKAAATAKPGKKGKASADAALIRELLETFEQQKVRPTTEVKAPTPGPVVPVAAGKPKAAKPSKKREAPVEPVEVTLEFRDGKKPEGPVYLSEAVTVRELAEKLNVLVKDLMKFLLSKKILVTANQTLPRDLAEQICEWLGVEAMVVSFEEEIDLTLEETGKLGRGEPRPPVVTVMGHVDHGKTSLLDAIRKTQVAAREAGGITQHIGASRVVHQGKAIVFIDTPGHEAFTAMRARGAKVTDIVVLVVAADDGVMPQTVEAINHARAAKVPIVVAINKIDKPNANPDRVKRELAEHGVLVEGWGGDVPVVEVSALKKQGISDLLEVILLVAEMNDLRAPKEGPARGTILEARKEKGRGVVATVLVQQGTLRPGDCFFAGATWGRVRNMVDANGKPVKEAGPSDPVEVMGFEDLPEAGDIFQVVENEAKAREVATLRQERAREEQMAAKRVSLEGLLDHIASKDVKELNVVLKADVQGSVEVLRDTLTKLSTSEVAVNVLHASVGAITENDIHLASASDAIVIGFNVRPERTARELAERHRVEIRTYNVIYQLTEDIQKAMTGLLKPVYEEKELGRAEVRQIFHIPKVGTVAGCMVTDGIIPRSAKVRLVRDSVVVWEGSLGSLKRFKDDVSEVKAGFECGLTLAGYQDIKQGDVIEAYQLVEVARTLES, from the coding sequence ATGGTTCAGGTCTTTCGCGTCGGCGATGTGGCCCGCCAAATGGGCGTGGAGGTACCGGAGCTCATCTTCAAGCTCCGGGCCATTGGCGTGGAGGTATCCAGTGCTGAGGACAGCTTAGACCTGGAGACGGTGCGCGCCATTATCCGCGGCGAAACCTTAAGCCGCCGCCCCAAAGAGGTCATTATTCGCCAGGAGACCACCACCCCGGCTCCCGCGGAACCGGCGCCCAAGGCCGTGCTCCGCAAGCCAAAGAAGGGCGTGCGTCGCCACGTTCTGGAGGAGGACCTCCCGGACGAGGTCCCCAGCTTGGACGGCCTGGGGGTGCCGGCCTCCCAACCGCGGCCCGTACCGCCTCCGCCACCGCCTCCGGAAACGGCACCGACGGCTGCTGCCGAGGAGGCCACCGAGGCGGCCAAAGCTGAAGCAGGAGCTGCAGCCCCGGCGGCCCCTCAAGAAGCCGTAGCCAAGGAGACACCCGAAGAGCTCGCACCCAGGCCGGCACCCGAAGAGGCCCCGGTTCGGGAGGCCGCAGCCGAAGTGAGCGCCGCCAAGCCCGCGGAAGAGGCACGGGCAGCGGCTCCGGCGCCCAAGCAAGCACCCGCTCCTGCGGCGGAGGCTAAGCCCGCCAAGCGGACGGCCAAAACCCCGCTGGAGGGCAAGCTGCGGGAGCTTTCCGAAGAGGAAATCAAGCAGCGCCTTCTGGCGCAAAAGCAAGCGCAAAAGGCGGCAGCTACAGCAAAACCGGGGAAAAAGGGCAAGGCCTCGGCCGATGCCGCGCTCATCCGCGAGCTTTTGGAGACCTTCGAGCAGCAAAAGGTTCGCCCCACCACCGAAGTGAAAGCGCCCACCCCCGGGCCCGTGGTTCCCGTGGCCGCAGGAAAGCCAAAGGCTGCCAAGCCATCCAAGAAGCGGGAAGCCCCGGTGGAGCCGGTGGAAGTGACCCTGGAGTTTAGGGATGGCAAGAAACCCGAAGGTCCCGTGTACCTCTCCGAGGCGGTCACCGTGCGGGAGCTGGCCGAAAAGCTCAACGTGCTGGTGAAGGACCTCATGAAGTTCTTGCTTTCCAAGAAGATCCTGGTCACCGCCAACCAAACCCTGCCCCGCGATCTGGCCGAGCAAATCTGCGAGTGGCTGGGGGTGGAAGCCATGGTGGTTTCCTTCGAGGAGGAAATTGACCTCACCCTGGAGGAAACCGGCAAGCTGGGCCGCGGCGAGCCTCGCCCGCCGGTGGTTACGGTCATGGGCCACGTGGACCATGGCAAGACCTCGCTTCTGGACGCCATTCGCAAGACGCAGGTGGCGGCCCGGGAAGCCGGTGGCATCACCCAGCACATCGGCGCTTCGCGGGTGGTGCACCAGGGTAAGGCCATCGTCTTCATTGACACCCCTGGCCACGAAGCCTTTACCGCCATGCGCGCCCGGGGGGCCAAGGTCACCGACATCGTGGTGCTGGTGGTGGCTGCCGACGACGGCGTCATGCCGCAAACGGTGGAGGCCATCAACCACGCCCGCGCCGCCAAAGTGCCCATCGTTGTGGCCATCAACAAGATTGACAAACCCAACGCCAACCCCGATCGGGTCAAGCGCGAGTTGGCCGAGCACGGAGTGCTGGTGGAGGGCTGGGGCGGCGATGTGCCGGTGGTGGAGGTTTCGGCCCTGAAAAAGCAAGGTATCTCCGACCTTCTGGAGGTCATCCTGCTGGTGGCCGAAATGAACGACCTGCGGGCGCCCAAGGAAGGGCCGGCCCGCGGCACCATCCTGGAAGCCCGCAAGGAAAAGGGTCGGGGCGTGGTGGCCACGGTTCTGGTGCAGCAGGGCACCCTGCGCCCCGGCGATTGCTTTTTTGCCGGCGCCACCTGGGGACGGGTGCGCAACATGGTGGACGCCAACGGCAAGCCGGTGAAGGAAGCCGGGCCTTCGGATCCGGTGGAGGTCATGGGCTTCGAGGACCTCCCCGAAGCCGGTGACATCTTCCAGGTGGTGGAAAACGAAGCGAAAGCTCGGGAAGTGGCCACCTTGCGGCAGGAGCGGGCCCGGGAAGAGCAAATGGCGGCCAAGCGGGTTTCCCTGGAAGGGCTTTTGGACCACATTGCCAGCAAGGACGTCAAGGAGCTCAACGTGGTGCTGAAGGCCGACGTCCAGGGCTCAGTGGAGGTGCTGCGGGATACGCTCACCAAGCTCTCCACCTCAGAAGTGGCGGTGAACGTGCTCCACGCTTCGGTGGGTGCCATCACCGAAAACGACATCCACCTGGCTTCCGCCTCCGACGCCATCGTCATCGGCTTCAACGTGCGGCCCGAGCGCACCGCCCGGGAGCTGGCCGAGCGGCACCGGGTGGAAATCCGCACCTACAACGTGATTTACCAGCTCACCGAGGACATCCAGAAGGCCATGACGGGTCTTCTGAAGCCGGTGTACGAGGAAAAGGAGCTGGGCCGCGCCGAGGTGCGGCAGATCTTCCACATTCCCAAGGTGGGCACGGTGGCGGGGTGCATGGTAACCGACGGGATCATCCCGCGTTCGGCCAAGGTACGGCTGGTGCGGGACAGCGTGGTGGTGTGGGAAGGCAGCCTCGGCAGCCTCAAGCGCTTTAAAGACGACGTGAGCGAGGTGAAGGCTGGCTTTGAGTGCGGCCTGACCCTGGCGGGCTACCAGGACATCAAGCAGGGTGACGTCATCGAGGCTTACCAGCTGGTGGAGGTAGCCCGCACCCTGGAAAGCTAG
- the truB gene encoding tRNA pseudouridine(55) synthase TruB, with product MSGKAGLLLVDKPAGPTSHDVVQVARRGLKEKRIGHTGTLDPAATGLLVLCVGKATRLQGYLLAWEKAYQGEIRLGFATTTYDAEGEPLAEPKPVPELTPELLAELTRRFSGEQAQLPPPFSAKKKDGKKFYELAREGQEVPREPKLVTIFELTLEPAGQDRLRFSVVCSSGTYVRSLAHDIGEVLGCGGHLATLRRVRVGPWSVEQAVAAEELAKRPPEIPEGAFIELDNIALPFPTVTLNPVAVQHFSRGQEVVVRDVVGDFVPGKMVAVRDRAGKLVGIGQTALYLPRARSLTIAPRTVLAEG from the coding sequence ATGAGCGGAAAAGCTGGTTTGCTGTTGGTGGACAAGCCGGCGGGTCCCACCTCCCACGATGTGGTGCAGGTTGCCCGTCGCGGGCTCAAGGAAAAGCGCATCGGTCACACCGGGACCCTGGACCCCGCAGCCACCGGGCTTTTGGTGCTGTGCGTGGGCAAGGCCACGCGCCTGCAAGGCTACCTCTTGGCCTGGGAAAAGGCTTACCAAGGGGAAATCCGCTTGGGCTTTGCCACCACCACTTACGACGCTGAAGGCGAGCCCCTGGCCGAACCCAAGCCCGTCCCCGAACTGACCCCTGAGCTTTTGGCCGAGCTTACCCGCCGCTTTTCCGGCGAGCAGGCGCAGCTTCCCCCACCCTTTTCCGCCAAGAAGAAGGACGGCAAAAAGTTCTACGAGCTGGCGCGGGAAGGGCAAGAGGTACCGCGGGAACCCAAGCTGGTCACCATCTTTGAGCTGACCCTGGAACCCGCGGGACAAGACCGCTTGCGCTTTTCCGTGGTGTGCTCTTCGGGCACCTACGTGCGCTCCCTGGCCCACGACATCGGCGAGGTCTTGGGGTGCGGTGGGCACCTGGCCACCCTTCGCCGGGTGCGGGTGGGGCCGTGGAGTGTGGAGCAGGCGGTGGCCGCCGAGGAGCTGGCCAAAAGGCCACCGGAGATTCCCGAGGGCGCCTTTATCGAGCTGGACAACATTGCCCTCCCCTTCCCCACGGTTACCCTCAACCCGGTGGCCGTTCAGCACTTCAGCCGCGGCCAGGAGGTGGTGGTGCGCGACGTGGTGGGGGATTTCGTGCCGGGAAAGATGGTGGCGGTCCGCGACCGGGCCGGCAAGCTGGTGGGCATTGGTCAAACGGCCCTTTACCTACCCCGCGCCCGCAGCCTCACCATTGCCCCCCGCACCGTGC
- the rbfA gene encoding 30S ribosome-binding factor RbfA, which produces MRDPRLRKARLEETIREVLSSLLLREAKDPRLSGVVISAVELSGDLRQAKAYFSVFGDAERERQAAEGLEQAKGFLRAELRRHLKAETIPELVFLRDKGYEHADRVFQILDQLKKEHPEGNDE; this is translated from the coding sequence ATGCGTGACCCAAGGCTGCGAAAAGCACGCCTGGAAGAAACCATCCGCGAGGTTTTGTCCTCGCTTTTGCTGCGGGAGGCCAAGGACCCGCGGCTTTCCGGGGTTGTCATTTCCGCGGTGGAGCTTTCCGGGGATCTGCGGCAGGCCAAAGCGTACTTTTCGGTTTTTGGCGACGCCGAGCGGGAACGGCAAGCGGCGGAGGGGCTGGAGCAGGCCAAAGGCTTCCTGCGCGCCGAGCTGCGCCGCCACCTCAAGGCGGAAACCATCCCCGAGCTCGTCTTCCTCAGGGACAAAGGCTACGAGCACGCCGATCGCGTCTTCCAAATCCTGGACCAGCTCAAGAAGGAACACCCCGAGGGGAACGATGAGTAA
- a CDS encoding DHH family phosphoesterase has product MSNTAGKALEVAQALSSARFVLITSHRSPDGDALGSELALWEMCGLLGRQAVVVNRDPHPASLAFLPNLAKAQVTERVPAELLDQVDLVVFLECPGPERPGFPELLPKPLVNVDHHLDNPLYGTVNFVDPEAPAVGEMLLAVADAAGVALTPTMATCLYTALVTDTGDFRYSNATPRAFAAAQRLVEAGAQPAAIAEALNDHVPARVIRLQALVLGTLELQADGRVAVITCTADMLKTAGAFPEDTEDMINIVRAIDGVKVAVFFKAFAPDTVRVSLRSKGPINVQKLAAAFGGGGHENASGLTFHGDLPQARAAILPGILQLLEKA; this is encoded by the coding sequence ATGAGTAACACCGCGGGAAAAGCTTTGGAGGTGGCGCAGGCGCTTTCTTCCGCGCGCTTCGTGCTCATCACCAGCCACCGCAGCCCCGACGGTGACGCTTTGGGTTCGGAGCTGGCGCTCTGGGAAATGTGCGGGCTTTTGGGTCGGCAAGCGGTGGTGGTCAACCGCGACCCGCACCCTGCCAGCCTGGCGTTCTTGCCTAACCTCGCAAAGGCCCAGGTCACCGAACGCGTTCCTGCCGAGCTCTTGGACCAGGTGGATCTGGTGGTGTTTTTGGAATGCCCCGGCCCCGAGCGCCCGGGCTTTCCGGAGCTTTTGCCAAAGCCTTTGGTCAACGTGGACCACCACCTGGACAACCCCCTTTACGGCACCGTCAACTTCGTGGACCCCGAAGCCCCGGCGGTGGGGGAAATGCTTCTGGCGGTAGCCGACGCCGCCGGCGTTGCCCTCACCCCCACCATGGCCACCTGCCTTTACACGGCTTTGGTCACCGACACCGGCGACTTTCGCTACTCCAACGCCACCCCCAGGGCCTTTGCGGCGGCCCAGCGGCTGGTGGAAGCCGGGGCGCAACCCGCCGCCATTGCCGAAGCCCTCAACGACCACGTCCCCGCCCGGGTCATCCGCCTGCAAGCCCTGGTGCTGGGGACCCTGGAGCTGCAGGCAGACGGGCGGGTGGCGGTCATCACCTGCACCGCAGACATGCTCAAGACCGCCGGTGCCTTCCCCGAAGACACCGAGGACATGATCAACATCGTCAGGGCCATTGACGGCGTCAAGGTGGCGGTGTTCTTCAAAGCCTTTGCCCCCGATACCGTGCGGGTTTCTCTGCGTTCCAAAGGGCCCATCAACGTTCAGAAGCTGGCCGCTGCCTTTGGCGGCGGTGGGCACGAAAACGCCTCCGGTTTAACCTTTCACGGCGACCTCCCCCAGGCCCGGGCAGCGATCCTGCCGGGTATTTTGCAACTATTGGAGAAAGCATGA